The Lutibacter sp. Hel_I_33_5 genome has a window encoding:
- a CDS encoding diacylglycerol kinase family protein — MINSCFIIANPTSGNGNFSKKWKKIQQLLNNKKINFSFAFTRFSKHEIELVNKAIQDGFRTIISVGGDGTLHHVVNGIMMQRYIKTSDITIGVIPLGTGNDWIKTYDIPKNIKKSIEIIHHKKTILQDIGVLETNNKTISYFNNVAGLGYDGYIVNKLNSLKRFGGIAYLLSGLAGLFLYKKSIFKVLIKDNIIETNCLMTLIGICKFSGGGMQFTKDVNPSDGLLDITIAKNFTIFDIIFNIRKLYSGSIVNHQKIETYKTKEITVLPQNSNPFIQADGEIINTGKLTVKIKEKAIRFIIN, encoded by the coding sequence ATGATTAATTCTTGTTTTATAATTGCAAATCCTACTTCAGGAAATGGTAATTTTTCTAAAAAATGGAAAAAAATTCAGCAACTATTAAACAATAAGAAAATCAACTTTTCTTTTGCTTTTACTCGGTTTTCTAAACATGAAATTGAATTGGTAAATAAAGCCATTCAAGATGGATTTAGAACTATTATTTCTGTTGGTGGAGATGGAACACTACATCATGTAGTTAACGGAATAATGATGCAAAGATATATAAAAACTTCTGATATAACTATTGGAGTAATTCCACTTGGAACTGGAAATGATTGGATTAAAACGTATGATATTCCTAAAAACATCAAAAAATCTATAGAAATCATCCATCATAAAAAGACAATTTTACAAGATATTGGTGTTTTAGAAACTAATAATAAAACCATTTCTTATTTTAATAATGTAGCTGGTTTAGGGTACGATGGTTATATTGTTAATAAACTAAATTCTTTAAAACGTTTTGGAGGAATTGCATATTTATTAAGTGGTTTAGCGGGTTTATTTTTATATAAAAAATCTATTTTTAAAGTTCTTATTAAAGATAATATTATAGAAACTAATTGTTTAATGACTTTAATAGGAATTTGTAAATTTTCTGGTGGAGGAATGCAGTTTACAAAAGATGTAAACCCTTCCGATGGTTTATTAGATATTACGATTGCTAAGAATTTTACAATTTTTGATATTATTTTTAATATTAGAAAATTATATTCAGGTTCTATTGTTAATCATCAAAAAATAGAAACTTATAAAACAAAAGAAATTACAGTACTTCCTCAAAATTCAAATCCTTTTATTCAGGCAGATGGTGAAATAATTAATACTGGAAAACTCACAGTAAAAATTAAAGAAAAAGCTATTCGATTTATTATTAATTAG
- a CDS encoding PspC domain-containing protein, producing MVLGVSEWLSPKLNVETKIIRIGFVVAVLLAGFGIGLYLVLWLVKMFSK from the coding sequence ATGGTATTAGGAGTGTCTGAGTGGTTAAGTCCAAAATTAAATGTAGAAACAAAAATTATTAGAATTGGATTTGTTGTTGCTGTTTTATTAGCTGGGTTTGGTATTGGTTTATACTTAGTTTTATGGTTAGTAAAAATGTTTTCTAAGTAA
- the recA gene encoding recombinase RecA → MAADKEKTAKLKALQLTLDKLDKTYGKGSVMKLGDVVTEEVDAISSGSLGLDLALGIGGYPRGRVIEIYGPESSGKTTLTLHAIAEAQKAGGIAAFIDAEHAFDKFYAENLGVDIDNLIISQPDHGEQALEIADNLIRSGAIDIVVIDSVAALTPKSEIEGEMGDSKMGLHARLMSQALRKLTGTISKTNCTVIFINQLREKIGVMFGNPETTTGGNALKFYASVRLDIRRRTQLKDGDKVIGNMTKVKVVKNKVAPPFQIAEFDIMYGEGISKVGEILDIGVELGIVKKSGSWFSYGETKLGQGRDAVKGLIKDNPDLAEELEGKIKDAIENQE, encoded by the coding sequence ATGGCAGCAGATAAAGAAAAAACAGCAAAGCTTAAAGCATTACAACTTACTTTAGATAAGTTAGATAAAACATACGGAAAAGGTTCTGTAATGAAATTAGGAGATGTTGTTACTGAAGAAGTAGATGCAATTTCTTCGGGTTCTTTAGGATTAGATTTAGCGTTAGGAATAGGCGGTTATCCAAGAGGAAGAGTTATTGAAATTTACGGGCCAGAATCTTCTGGTAAAACAACTTTAACATTACATGCAATTGCGGAAGCTCAAAAAGCTGGAGGAATTGCAGCTTTTATTGATGCAGAACACGCTTTTGATAAGTTTTATGCAGAAAATTTAGGAGTAGATATAGATAATTTAATTATTTCTCAACCAGACCACGGTGAGCAAGCTTTAGAAATTGCAGACAATTTAATTCGTTCTGGCGCAATTGATATTGTTGTAATTGATTCTGTTGCTGCATTAACACCAAAATCTGAAATTGAAGGTGAAATGGGAGATTCTAAAATGGGTCTTCATGCACGTTTAATGAGTCAGGCATTACGTAAATTAACAGGAACCATTTCTAAGACAAATTGTACTGTTATTTTTATCAACCAATTAAGAGAAAAAATTGGAGTGATGTTCGGTAATCCAGAAACAACAACAGGAGGAAACGCATTAAAGTTTTATGCTTCTGTTCGTTTAGATATTAGAAGAAGAACACAACTTAAAGACGGCGATAAAGTTATAGGTAATATGACGAAGGTTAAAGTTGTAAAAAATAAAGTTGCACCACCTTTTCAGATTGCAGAATTTGATATTATGTATGGTGAAGGAATTTCTAAAGTTGGAGAGATTTTAGATATTGGTGTAGAATTAGGAATTGTAAAGAAAAGTGGTTCTTGGTTTAGTTATGGTGAAACAAAATTAGGTCAAGGAAGAGATGCTGTAAAAGGATTAATTAAAGACAATCCGGATTTAGCAGAAGAATTAGAAGGAAAAATAAAAGATGCTATTGAAAATCAAGAATAA
- a CDS encoding pseudouridine synthase: MKKHHHFIIHKPWGMISQFVNPAKRKKRLLGELHRFPEGTMAIGRLDVASEGLLLLTTDGKVSEEIRSSKYEKEYLVQVDGIINKEAVDRLKKGVEIGFDGKKYMTKPGEAFLIENPKFPLRSQKIRDARHGPTSWVKIIIREGKFRQVRKMTAAVGFPTLRLIRVRIGNIELNNLKVNEVKEVKTLIS; encoded by the coding sequence ATAAAAAAACATCATCATTTTATAATTCATAAACCTTGGGGAATGATTTCTCAGTTTGTAAATCCTGCAAAAAGAAAGAAAAGGTTGCTAGGAGAATTACATCGTTTTCCAGAAGGAACTATGGCAATTGGGCGTTTAGATGTGGCTTCTGAAGGATTACTTTTATTAACTACAGACGGAAAAGTATCCGAAGAAATTAGATCTAGTAAATATGAAAAAGAATATTTAGTTCAAGTAGATGGAATTATAAATAAAGAAGCAGTAGATAGATTAAAAAAAGGCGTAGAAATCGGTTTTGATGGAAAAAAATACATGACAAAACCTGGTGAAGCTTTTTTAATTGAAAACCCTAAATTTCCTTTAAGAAGTCAAAAAATTAGAGATGCTCGTCATGGACCAACAAGTTGGGTAAAAATTATTATTAGAGAAGGAAAATTTAGGCAAGTTAGAAAAATGACAGCTGCCGTTGGTTTTCCAACATTACGTTTAATACGTGTTAGGATTGGAAATATTGAATTAAATAATTTAAAAGTTAATGAAGTTAAAGAAGTTAAAACTTTAATTTCGTAA
- the dinD gene encoding DNA damage-inducible protein D: MKKEIIQTLANSFEDHSQSTENEIEFWFARDLQQLLGYSEWRNFQKVIIKSKVACETTNNLISNHFVDVNKMVSLGSGSEREIQDIMLTRYACYLIAQNGDPRKESIAFAQNYFAMQTRKFELIEQRIKDWERLQARQKLTLSEKDLSELIYEKTGNDRNFGLIRSKGDQALFGRSTKDMKTKLGIPNNRALADYLPTITIKAKDFATEITVFNTKEKDLRNERSISAEHITNNRSVRKILLERGIKPENLPAEEDIKKLERRVNSETKKLGKNPDKLN; this comes from the coding sequence ATGAAAAAAGAAATTATACAAACTTTAGCAAATAGTTTTGAAGACCATTCTCAATCTACAGAAAACGAAATAGAGTTTTGGTTTGCGAGAGATTTACAACAACTTTTAGGATATTCTGAATGGAGAAATTTTCAAAAAGTAATTATAAAATCTAAAGTTGCTTGTGAAACAACAAATAATTTAATTTCAAACCATTTTGTTGACGTCAACAAAATGGTCTCTTTAGGTTCTGGTAGCGAAAGAGAAATACAAGATATTATGCTTACAAGATATGCTTGTTATTTAATTGCTCAAAATGGAGATCCAAGAAAAGAAAGTATTGCTTTTGCTCAAAATTATTTTGCAATGCAAACAAGAAAGTTTGAATTAATTGAACAAAGAATAAAAGATTGGGAAAGATTACAAGCTAGACAAAAATTAACTTTATCGGAAAAAGATTTATCTGAATTAATATATGAAAAAACAGGAAACGATAGAAATTTTGGATTAATAAGAAGTAAAGGAGACCAAGCTTTATTTGGTAGATCAACAAAAGATATGAAAACTAAATTAGGAATTCCTAATAATAGAGCTTTAGCTGATTATTTACCAACTATTACAATAAAAGCAAAAGATTTTGCTACAGAAATAACTGTTTTTAACACGAAAGAAAAAGATTTAAGAAATGAAAGAAGTATTTCTGCTGAACATATTACAAATAACCGATCTGTAAGAAAAATTTTACTAGAAAGAGGTATTAAACCTGAAAACTTACCAGCTGAAGAGGATATAAAAAAATTAGAAAGAAGAGTTAATTCAGAAACAAAAAAGTTAGGTAAAAATCCTGACAAATTGAATTAA
- a CDS encoding NAD(P)H-dependent glycerol-3-phosphate dehydrogenase, giving the protein MSKELKIAVLGGGSWATAIVKILSENRDRIGWYMRNESVIEHIKENEHNPNYLPSADLIPSKLDLSSDINTIVEAYDVLIFAIPSAFLKSELDKLTIPLKDKIIFSAIKGIVPETGLIVGEHFNEKYNIPFDNIGVITGPCHAEEVAMERLSYLTIACRDEEKATFISKTLKCWYIKTKTSDDIIGTEYAAVLKNIYAIAAGISHGLGYGDNFQSVLMSNAIREMKRFIKKVHKMKRNINNSAYLGDLLVTGYSTFSRNRMFGNMIGKGYTVKSAQMEMNMIAEGYYATKSAFEINQKNGAKTPIIDAVYAVLYKGKNPKKEFNRLTEKLN; this is encoded by the coding sequence ATGAGTAAAGAATTAAAAATAGCAGTTTTAGGAGGAGGAAGTTGGGCAACTGCTATTGTAAAAATCTTGTCTGAAAATCGAGATAGAATTGGTTGGTATATGCGTAACGAAAGCGTTATTGAGCATATAAAAGAAAATGAGCACAATCCAAATTATTTACCTTCTGCAGATCTTATTCCAAGTAAATTAGACCTGTCTTCAGATATAAACACTATAGTTGAAGCGTATGATGTTTTAATTTTTGCAATTCCGTCTGCATTTTTAAAATCAGAACTAGATAAATTAACTATTCCGTTAAAAGATAAAATCATTTTTTCTGCCATTAAAGGAATTGTTCCAGAAACAGGATTAATTGTTGGAGAACATTTTAATGAGAAGTATAACATTCCTTTTGATAATATTGGTGTAATTACAGGCCCTTGTCACGCAGAAGAGGTTGCTATGGAACGATTATCGTATTTAACAATTGCTTGTAGAGATGAAGAAAAAGCAACGTTTATCAGCAAGACTTTAAAGTGTTGGTATATTAAAACAAAAACTTCTGATGATATTATCGGGACAGAATACGCAGCTGTATTAAAGAATATTTATGCGATTGCAGCGGGAATTTCTCATGGTTTAGGTTATGGTGATAATTTTCAATCGGTGTTAATGAGCAACGCGATTAGAGAAATGAAACGCTTTATTAAAAAAGTTCATAAGATGAAGCGAAACATTAATAATTCAGCTTACTTAGGCGATTTATTGGTTACAGGATATTCAACATTTAGTCGAAATAGAATGTTTGGAAACATGATAGGTAAGGGGTATACTGTAAAATCCGCTCAAATGGAAATGAATATGATTGCTGAAGGATATTACGCAACTAAAAGTGCTTTTGAAATAAATCAAAAAAATGGAGCAAAAACTCCAATAATAGATGCGGTTTATGCGGTTTTATATAAAGGTAAAAATCCAAAGAAAGAATTTAATCGTCTTACCGAAAAATTAAACTAA
- the rnr gene encoding ribonuclease R: MTKKKKIYKKKGNIVKDLTRNIFKVLNQDSSKSYNHKQIAAKLKISDTDGKTQIIRKLAELTANKKIKEVDRGKFQINIDRKYSVGTLDVTSNGNGYFITDDYEDDVFIPNINLGKGLHQDTVKAFVYSKRNGKKLEGEVVEILERAKTEFVGVFQKHKSKPFGFVIPDNHKMYADIFVSENKINGAEDGDKVQATISDWPKNSKNPFGKITAVLGKPGEHNTEMHSILLEYDLPYEFPREVEKDAESVSLEITDKEIAKRRDMRGDLTFTIDPKDAKDFDDALSFTKLENGNYEIGIHIADVSHYLQPKTILDDEAYARATSVYLVDRVVPMLPEILSNGACSLRPNEEKLTFSAVFEINEKAQIIKEWFGRTVTYSDQRFAYEEAQSIIENVKLSDDIQPYTMPLDISIIDKEYEVAPEIVEATLKLDELAKILRKKRMKEGAISFDRVEVKFNLDEEANPVGVFFKESKDANKLIEEFMLLANRKVAEFIGFSKGKATNKTFIYRIHDEPDDEKLASLQNIISKFGYKINTDTKETTSDSLNNLLSDVNGKAESNMIETLTIRTMSKAAYTTQNIGHYGLAFNYYSHFTSPIRRYPDVMTHRLLQHYLDGGDTPKAIIYEEKCKHSSNREELASKAERASIKYMQIKYMQDHNNEVFDGVITGVTEWGIYVEIKSNKCEGMVRIRDIKSDHYIFDEKQYAIVGQSSKQIYQLGDDVKVQVKKADLERKHLDFNLIED, translated from the coding sequence TTGACAAAAAAAAAGAAAATATATAAAAAGAAAGGTAATATCGTAAAAGATTTAACTAGAAATATATTTAAAGTATTAAACCAAGACAGTAGTAAATCATACAATCATAAACAAATTGCTGCAAAATTAAAAATTTCTGATACTGATGGTAAAACACAGATTATAAGAAAATTAGCAGAATTAACTGCAAATAAAAAAATTAAAGAAGTAGATAGAGGTAAATTTCAAATTAATATTGATAGAAAGTATTCTGTTGGTACCTTAGATGTTACCTCAAATGGAAATGGATATTTTATAACTGATGATTATGAAGATGATGTTTTTATACCAAATATTAATTTAGGAAAAGGATTACATCAAGATACTGTAAAAGCATTTGTATATTCTAAACGTAATGGTAAGAAATTAGAAGGAGAAGTTGTAGAAATTTTAGAACGCGCAAAAACAGAATTTGTAGGTGTTTTTCAAAAACATAAAAGCAAACCATTTGGATTTGTTATTCCAGATAATCATAAAATGTATGCAGATATTTTTGTTTCAGAGAATAAAATAAATGGTGCAGAAGATGGAGATAAAGTACAAGCAACAATTTCTGATTGGCCAAAGAACTCTAAAAATCCGTTTGGAAAAATTACAGCAGTTCTTGGTAAACCAGGAGAACATAATACAGAAATGCATTCTATTTTATTAGAATACGATTTACCTTATGAGTTTCCTAGAGAAGTAGAAAAAGATGCAGAATCGGTTTCTTTAGAAATTACAGATAAAGAAATTGCTAAGCGTAGAGATATGCGAGGTGATTTAACGTTTACGATAGATCCAAAAGATGCAAAAGATTTTGATGATGCATTATCATTCACAAAATTAGAAAATGGAAATTACGAAATAGGAATTCATATTGCAGATGTTTCACATTATTTACAACCAAAAACTATTTTAGATGATGAAGCTTATGCACGTGCAACTTCTGTTTATTTAGTTGATAGAGTAGTACCAATGTTGCCAGAAATTTTAAGTAATGGTGCTTGTTCTTTAAGACCAAATGAAGAAAAATTAACGTTTTCTGCTGTGTTTGAAATCAATGAAAAAGCACAAATTATAAAAGAATGGTTTGGTAGAACAGTTACCTATTCAGATCAGCGTTTTGCATATGAAGAAGCACAATCTATTATAGAAAATGTAAAATTATCTGATGATATTCAGCCGTACACAATGCCGCTTGATATTTCAATTATTGATAAAGAATATGAAGTAGCGCCAGAAATTGTAGAGGCAACTTTAAAACTAGATGAATTAGCTAAAATTCTTCGTAAAAAAAGAATGAAAGAAGGTGCAATTTCATTTGATAGAGTAGAGGTAAAATTTAATTTAGATGAAGAAGCAAATCCAGTAGGTGTTTTCTTTAAAGAATCTAAAGATGCTAATAAATTAATTGAAGAATTTATGTTGTTAGCAAATAGAAAAGTTGCAGAATTTATAGGTTTTTCAAAAGGAAAAGCAACTAATAAAACGTTTATTTATAGAATACATGATGAGCCAGATGATGAGAAATTAGCTTCGCTACAAAACATCATCAGTAAATTTGGATATAAAATTAATACAGATACTAAAGAGACTACTTCAGATTCTTTAAATAATTTATTAAGCGATGTAAATGGTAAAGCAGAATCTAATATGATTGAGACTTTAACCATTAGAACAATGTCTAAAGCGGCATATACAACTCAAAATATTGGACATTATGGATTGGCTTTTAACTACTACAGTCATTTTACATCTCCAATTAGACGTTATCCAGATGTGATGACACATAGATTACTCCAACATTATTTAGATGGCGGAGACACGCCAAAAGCAATTATTTATGAAGAAAAATGTAAACATTCTTCAAATAGAGAAGAATTAGCATCTAAAGCAGAACGCGCTTCTATTAAATACATGCAAATTAAATACATGCAAGATCATAATAATGAAGTATTTGATGGCGTAATTACTGGAGTTACAGAATGGGGAATTTACGTGGAAATTAAATCTAACAAATGTGAAGGAATGGTTAGAATTAGAGATATAAAAAGCGATCATTATATTTTTGATGAAAAACAATATGCTATTGTTGGTCAATCTTCAAAACAAATATATCAATTAGGTGATGATGTAAAAGTACAAGTAAAAAAAGCTGATTTAGAACGTAAACACTTAGATTTTAATTTAATTGAAGATTAA
- the dut gene encoding dUTP diphosphatase, producing MNVQIINKSKHATPSYETNGSAGMDLRANIEESITLKPLERTIVKTGLFIALSISFEAQVRPRSGLAAKKGITVLNSPGTVDADYRGEIGVILVNLSNDNFVINDGERIAQLVIAKHERVNWQEVTVLNETERGAGGFGSTGV from the coding sequence ATGAACGTACAAATAATCAATAAATCTAAACATGCTACTCCAAGTTATGAAACTAACGGATCTGCAGGAATGGATTTACGTGCAAATATTGAAGAATCTATCACTTTAAAACCTTTAGAAAGAACTATTGTTAAAACAGGTTTATTCATTGCTTTATCTATTAGTTTTGAGGCACAAGTTAGACCTAGAAGTGGTTTGGCTGCTAAAAAAGGTATTACAGTTTTAAATTCTCCTGGAACAGTAGATGCTGATTATAGAGGAGAAATAGGGGTGATTTTAGTTAATTTATCGAATGATAATTTTGTTATTAATGATGGCGAACGTATTGCACAATTAGTTATTGCAAAACATGAGCGTGTGAATTGGCAAGAAGTTACGGTTTTAAACGAAACCGAACGTGGTGCTGGTGGTTTTGGTAGTACAGGAGTTTAA
- a CDS encoding GNAT family N-acetyltransferase, whose protein sequence is MIKISENIQLKEIKKTDCETLFQLMKEVYPLAYSHFWEDKGDWYVNTQYSKENILKEISEEKAAYYLVIYKDEIIGNFRIIWDERLEGLSQEKQVKLHRIYLHQKTQGNGIGKTILVWLEKKAKEKNYKIIWLDAMDEQPQAFQFYKKLGFKYHSHTFLPFELLHDEVRKMSQLYKKI, encoded by the coding sequence ATGATAAAAATATCAGAAAATATACAATTAAAAGAGATTAAAAAAACAGACTGTGAAACGCTGTTTCAATTAATGAAAGAAGTATATCCTTTAGCATATAGTCATTTTTGGGAGGATAAAGGAGATTGGTATGTTAACACTCAATACTCAAAAGAAAATATTTTAAAAGAAATTTCAGAAGAGAAAGCAGCCTATTATTTGGTTATTTATAAAGATGAAATTATTGGAAACTTTAGAATTATTTGGGATGAAAGACTAGAAGGTTTATCACAAGAAAAACAAGTTAAATTACACCGTATTTATTTACATCAAAAAACACAAGGAAACGGAATAGGAAAAACTATACTTGTTTGGTTAGAGAAAAAAGCAAAAGAAAAAAACTATAAAATTATTTGGCTAGATGCCATGGACGAACAACCACAAGCTTTTCAGTTTTATAAAAAGTTAGGTTTTAAGTACCATTCTCATACTTTTCTTCCTTTTGAATTACTGCATGATGAGGTAAGAAAAATGAGTCAGCTTTATAAAAAAATATAA
- a CDS encoding GNAT family N-acetyltransferase: protein MKIIIKSFQELNTTELYKILQLRSEVFVVEQDCVYQDIDDKDQKSLHVFGIKKDKIVAYTRIFKPSDYFNNASIGRVVVLNSERKYGFGHDIMKASITAIKNQFNTDKITISAQTYLQKFYESHGFKKIGEEYLEDGIPHIEMLRN, encoded by the coding sequence ATGAAAATAATTATTAAATCTTTCCAAGAATTAAACACAACAGAATTATATAAGATTCTTCAATTACGATCTGAAGTTTTTGTTGTAGAACAAGATTGTGTATATCAAGATATAGATGATAAAGATCAAAAATCTTTACATGTTTTTGGAATTAAAAAGGATAAGATAGTTGCGTATACACGTATTTTTAAACCTAGCGATTATTTTAATAATGCAAGTATTGGTAGGGTAGTGGTTTTAAATTCCGAAAGAAAATATGGTTTTGGTCATGATATTATGAAAGCATCAATTACTGCTATAAAAAACCAATTTAATACAGATAAAATTACTATTTCTGCACAAACCTATCTTCAAAAATTTTATGAATCTCATGGATTTAAAAAAATAGGAGAGGAGTATTTAGAAGATGGAATTCCACATATTGAAATGTTACGAAATTAA
- the rpiB gene encoding ribose 5-phosphate isomerase B, with translation MTIAIGNDHAGTKYKFEIIKHLENKGYTVLNFGTDTNDSMDYPDAIHPTADAVETNKAELGVILCGSGNGAQMTANKHQGIRAALCWNNELVALTRQHNNANILTIPARFVSLQQAIGFVDIFLTTEFEGGRHANRVDKISCAC, from the coding sequence ATGACAATTGCCATTGGTAACGATCACGCAGGAACAAAATATAAATTCGAAATTATAAAACATTTAGAAAATAAAGGATATACTGTTTTAAATTTTGGAACCGATACAAATGATTCTATGGATTATCCTGATGCAATTCATCCAACTGCAGATGCTGTAGAAACTAATAAAGCAGAATTAGGTGTTATTTTATGTGGTTCTGGAAACGGTGCGCAAATGACGGCAAATAAACATCAAGGGATTAGAGCTGCATTATGTTGGAATAATGAATTAGTTGCATTAACCAGGCAACATAATAATGCAAATATTTTAACGATTCCTGCACGTTTTGTGTCTTTACAACAAGCTATTGGTTTTGTAGATATTTTTTTAACTACAGAATTTGAAGGCGGACGTCATGCAAATAGAGTTGATAAAATTTCTTGTGCTTGTTAA